In Chitinophaga sp. HK235, a single window of DNA contains:
- a CDS encoding tetratricopeptide repeat protein: protein MKQIIFLFIGILMATQGRAQVSTADSLLAEQLYAKSDSFYQGTRICQRYLDSCIKLNPRMAKAWHEISVPYLKRGDFATWHYYMEKAVTLSPQTMLDVRGWCRFKFLRDYQGAMADLKRFDTLTHNGFRHTGDGSYCLYIVMALCERETGHYQQALRYFALGIDSLKKYNNQTPLGSYDYLHRAVLKLRMNDINGALADLSREGKVYPDLMETSYYKGIALTKLKKYPEARKAFNHASELLRTGFRMTDPYCEIHDTVYPEDISNRLQEIAAL, encoded by the coding sequence ATGAAACAAATCATCTTCCTGTTTATAGGCATCCTGATGGCAACACAGGGCCGGGCCCAGGTTTCTACGGCCGACTCCCTGCTGGCAGAACAGCTGTATGCAAAAAGTGACAGCTTTTATCAAGGCACCAGAATATGCCAACGGTACCTCGACAGCTGTATCAAACTGAATCCCCGTATGGCCAAAGCCTGGCACGAGATCAGCGTCCCCTATCTGAAACGGGGTGATTTTGCCACGTGGCATTATTACATGGAGAAAGCTGTAACACTATCACCTCAAACGATGCTGGATGTACGCGGATGGTGCCGGTTTAAGTTCCTGCGTGATTACCAGGGAGCCATGGCTGATCTGAAAAGATTTGATACCCTCACCCACAATGGTTTCCGTCATACCGGCGACGGCTCCTACTGCCTCTATATAGTAATGGCTTTATGTGAAAGAGAAACCGGGCATTATCAGCAAGCCCTCCGCTATTTCGCCCTCGGCATAGACAGCCTGAAAAAATACAACAATCAGACTCCGCTGGGATCTTATGATTACCTGCACCGCGCTGTTCTGAAATTACGCATGAATGATATCAATGGCGCGCTGGCAGATCTTTCCAGAGAAGGAAAGGTATATCCTGACCTCATGGAAACAAGCTACTACAAAGGAATTGCACTTACCAAACTGAAAAAGTATCCTGAAGCAAGAAAGGCTTTTAATCATGCCAGCGAGCTGCTGCGCACCGGTTTCCGGATGACCGATCCTTATTGCGAAATACATGACACCGTTTATCCGGAAGACATCAGCAACCGGTTACAGGAAATAGCCGCTTTATAA
- a CDS encoding FAD-dependent monooxygenase: protein MKAIIIGGGIGGLTTAIALQQQGWTYEIFEAAPEYKAVGAGILLGANAMKVYERLGLTKVLEERGGHLDHLYIKNYKGGILQTIDNDMLEQCYGNRSLPIHRATLQATLLEFLQQPVQTGKKCIAVAESSQGVIARFEDGSESQGDILIAADGIRSAIRESYIGSKGYRYSGQVCWRTTITMDLPKAERVTTAEVWGTGNGVRASYIHVGGNQVYFWFTKRLPEGAHFSPEEALALIRQELAPFSGYMKEVVAHIKAAHLIRSDLYDLAPISGWHRGRVVLLGDAAHATTPNLGQGASQAIEDAYVLADCLSGNSHYETAFRQYESRRILRAHKIVSTSWQLAQLTNWKGSIAAGIRNFLVRSMPAATTKKQLDFLYKADL from the coding sequence ATGAAAGCGATCATCATCGGTGGAGGCATAGGCGGCCTCACCACCGCTATCGCACTGCAGCAACAAGGGTGGACTTACGAGATTTTTGAAGCAGCACCTGAGTATAAGGCAGTGGGAGCAGGTATATTGCTCGGCGCCAACGCCATGAAAGTATATGAACGGCTGGGCCTCACGAAGGTATTGGAAGAGAGGGGTGGTCATCTGGACCATTTATATATAAAAAATTACAAAGGCGGGATACTGCAAACCATAGACAACGACATGCTGGAGCAGTGTTATGGCAACCGCAGTCTGCCTATACATCGTGCTACTTTACAGGCAACCTTGCTGGAGTTCCTGCAACAGCCGGTACAAACAGGCAAAAAATGTATTGCCGTAGCAGAAAGCAGTCAGGGGGTAATTGCCAGGTTTGAAGATGGCAGCGAGTCGCAGGGAGACATCCTCATTGCTGCCGATGGCATAAGATCTGCCATCCGTGAATCCTATATCGGCAGCAAAGGTTATCGTTATTCCGGTCAGGTATGCTGGCGCACTACTATCACGATGGACCTTCCAAAGGCAGAACGGGTGACGACCGCCGAAGTATGGGGTACCGGCAATGGTGTAAGAGCTTCGTATATCCATGTAGGTGGGAACCAGGTATATTTCTGGTTTACCAAAAGACTGCCGGAAGGCGCTCATTTCTCGCCGGAAGAGGCGCTGGCGCTTATACGGCAGGAACTGGCCCCTTTCAGCGGTTATATGAAGGAAGTAGTGGCCCATATTAAAGCCGCACACCTGATCCGTTCCGATCTGTATGACCTGGCCCCCATCAGCGGCTGGCACCGCGGACGTGTGGTATTGCTGGGCGATGCTGCACACGCCACCACCCCCAATCTCGGTCAGGGTGCCAGTCAGGCCATAGAAGACGCTTACGTACTCGCCGATTGCCTTTCCGGCAACAGCCACTATGAAACGGCATTCCGGCAATATGAATCCAGGCGTATCCTGCGGGCCCATAAAATTGTTAGCACCTCCTGGCAGCTGGCACAGCTCACCAACTGGAAAGGAAGTATCGCTGCCGGCATCCGGAATTTCCTGGTACGCAGCATGCCCGCCGCCACCACAAAGAAACAGCTGGACTTTTTATACAAAGCAGACCTCTAA
- a CDS encoding GNAT family N-acetyltransferase codes for MTTTPDLIIRQEEPADYEAVFNVIESAFKQMEHSDHQEQWLVQRLRQSPGFIPALSLVAVSGQQIIGHILLTPIKIKNEQEAFTSLALAPVSVIPEYQHKGIGGRLIEAAHQKAREAGFRSVVLLGHAAYYPRFGYKKASEFGIKLPFDVPDEYCMAIELTKDGLNGVNGMVEYPAAFFA; via the coding sequence ATGACTACTACACCCGATCTCATCATCCGGCAAGAAGAGCCTGCTGATTACGAAGCCGTTTTTAATGTGATTGAAAGTGCTTTTAAGCAGATGGAACACTCAGACCATCAGGAACAATGGCTGGTACAAAGGCTGCGGCAATCACCCGGATTCATCCCGGCGCTGTCGCTGGTAGCTGTATCCGGCCAACAGATCATAGGGCATATTCTGCTTACGCCCATTAAAATAAAAAATGAACAGGAAGCGTTCACTTCTCTGGCCCTCGCACCGGTTTCCGTCATACCGGAATACCAGCACAAAGGAATTGGTGGCAGGCTGATTGAAGCAGCACATCAAAAGGCAAGGGAAGCAGGATTCCGGTCGGTTGTACTGCTGGGGCATGCAGCATATTACCCCAGATTTGGGTATAAAAAAGCCAGCGAATTCGGGATTAAGCTGCCATTTGATGTACCGGATGAATATTGCATGGCGATTGAACTTACAAAAGACGGACTGAATGGGGTAAATGGCATGGTAGAATATCCGGCAGCCTTTTTTGCATAA
- a CDS encoding M12 family metallopeptidase, producing the protein MSAVPQNVSLWTYRRIPYSFVDGYPYAGDVRNAMDQWEKAAGVYFVPRTTEANYIVILSGNSSSSPIGMQGGRQTVTINAGYKALHELGHSLGLIHEQSRSDRDNYVIMEWNSIENGRSNHNFSLDVSTNLTDYDQKSVMHYPAPATGWGGYPDNQEVWTMRWSRNQSERLGAGAYQGWGTLSDLDKSPNGLYSVYQRVPVPMGPETAHGTWKFAYQVQFLFTIGNKTYFFGQNMNEKNWFIQELLPGGLMGAETDHGTFKSAYQAQFPFTVGGNVYFFGQNLNDKNWFIRELLPGGKMGNELGVGTWKFGYEAIFPFTIGGRVFYYGQNLNERNWFIQELLPGGRMGTETANGTWKFAYKVQFPFTIGNRVFFYGQNMNERNWFIQELLPGGLMGNETAHGTWNNAYEVQFPYNINGRQYFYGQNLNTKYWFIQRLNSDGTMGVEIQNGFWKFAYAAQFPFQIGNQQFFYGQNMNEKNWFIQQLIDLP; encoded by the coding sequence ATGTCAGCCGTACCCCAAAATGTATCCTTATGGACTTACAGGAGAATTCCTTACTCATTTGTTGACGGTTATCCCTATGCGGGCGATGTGCGCAATGCCATGGACCAATGGGAAAAAGCAGCGGGTGTATATTTTGTTCCCCGCACCACTGAAGCCAATTACATTGTTATCCTATCCGGCAACAGTAGCAGCAGCCCTATCGGTATGCAGGGCGGCCGGCAGACGGTCACCATTAATGCCGGCTACAAAGCGTTGCATGAATTAGGTCATTCACTGGGCCTGATACATGAGCAAAGCCGCAGCGACCGTGACAACTATGTTATCATGGAATGGAACAGCATCGAAAACGGACGTTCCAATCACAATTTTTCACTGGATGTCAGCACCAATCTTACAGACTATGATCAAAAATCGGTGATGCATTACCCTGCACCTGCAACGGGCTGGGGAGGATATCCCGACAACCAGGAAGTATGGACCATGCGCTGGAGCCGGAACCAGAGCGAGCGACTAGGAGCCGGCGCCTACCAGGGCTGGGGTACCTTGTCTGACCTGGATAAAAGCCCCAATGGCCTCTATTCTGTGTACCAGCGGGTACCGGTACCCATGGGCCCTGAAACCGCCCATGGTACCTGGAAGTTTGCCTACCAGGTACAATTCCTGTTTACCATAGGAAACAAAACCTATTTCTTCGGACAAAACATGAATGAAAAAAACTGGTTTATCCAGGAACTGCTGCCAGGTGGACTGATGGGCGCCGAAACGGATCATGGTACCTTTAAATCCGCTTACCAGGCACAATTCCCCTTTACTGTCGGTGGCAACGTATACTTCTTCGGACAAAATCTCAACGACAAAAACTGGTTTATCCGGGAACTGCTGCCCGGTGGTAAAATGGGTAATGAACTCGGTGTTGGTACCTGGAAATTCGGTTACGAGGCAATATTTCCGTTTACCATTGGTGGCAGGGTATTCTACTACGGACAGAATCTGAACGAACGAAACTGGTTTATCCAGGAACTCCTGCCCGGCGGCAGAATGGGTACTGAAACTGCCAACGGTACCTGGAAATTTGCATACAAAGTGCAATTCCCGTTTACGATCGGTAACAGGGTCTTCTTCTACGGACAGAACATGAACGAACGGAACTGGTTCATTCAGGAACTGCTGCCAGGTGGGCTGATGGGCAACGAAACTGCCCATGGCACCTGGAACAATGCCTATGAAGTACAGTTCCCCTACAACATCAACGGCCGCCAATACTTTTATGGCCAAAACCTGAACACCAAATACTGGTTCATACAACGGCTCAATAGTGATGGCACTATGGGCGTGGAAATACAAAATGGGTTCTGGAAATTTGCCTATGCAGCCCAGTTCCCATTCCAGATAGGCAATCAGCAGTTTTTCTATGGGCAGAATATGAACGAGAAAAACTGGTTCATACAACAACTGATCGATCTACCTTAA
- a CDS encoding alkene reductase, with product MNKLLEPYYSPYLNLRNRVVMAPMTRGRADTQSRMATPLMAQYYGQRASAGLIVTEGIAVSPDAVGGPNIPGIYTPEQVKAWRQVTTQVHRHNGKIFAQLWHVGRVSHPNLLDGRLPLSPSAIDPNCGVYTVKGYTQTVVPREMSTANIRQTVQDFAQAAIHAVEAGFDGVEIHAANGYLFHQFFAKCSNQRTDAYGGSIENRSRFLFEVLDAIGEGIPLSHVGVRISPTWNNAFGIVTDNETIPLFDYLSSQLNKYDLAYLHLAGFPEPGLSIPASVQIRAVAQRFRQLYKGTYIANRGFNQETANEIIAAGIADMVSFGELFIANPDLVERFSSQAPLNTLDRATSYLSGEKGYTDYPRLTE from the coding sequence ATGAACAAATTACTGGAACCATACTACTCACCATATCTTAATTTGCGGAACCGTGTTGTGATGGCCCCGATGACAAGGGGCAGGGCCGACACACAATCCCGTATGGCCACACCACTGATGGCTCAATATTACGGCCAGCGGGCATCGGCAGGACTGATCGTTACAGAAGGTATCGCCGTCAGCCCCGATGCCGTTGGAGGCCCTAATATACCGGGTATTTACACGCCGGAACAGGTTAAAGCCTGGCGGCAGGTAACCACACAGGTACATCGGCATAATGGTAAAATATTCGCACAACTATGGCATGTTGGACGTGTATCCCATCCTAATCTGCTGGATGGCCGGCTCCCCCTCTCTCCTTCCGCCATTGATCCCAACTGCGGCGTATATACCGTCAAAGGCTATACGCAGACAGTTGTTCCCAGAGAAATGAGCACGGCCAATATCCGGCAAACCGTGCAGGACTTTGCACAAGCTGCCATCCATGCCGTAGAAGCGGGTTTTGATGGTGTGGAAATTCATGCGGCCAACGGCTACCTGTTTCATCAGTTTTTTGCAAAATGTTCCAACCAGAGAACAGACGCATACGGCGGTAGCATCGAAAACAGAAGCCGCTTTCTCTTTGAAGTACTGGACGCCATAGGGGAAGGTATTCCACTCTCCCATGTTGGCGTCCGTATTTCTCCTACCTGGAATAATGCTTTTGGTATCGTGACAGATAATGAAACAATTCCCTTGTTTGACTACCTCAGCAGTCAGTTGAACAAATATGACCTGGCATATCTGCACCTGGCCGGATTCCCTGAGCCAGGGCTGTCCATACCGGCATCCGTGCAGATAAGGGCTGTTGCTCAGCGTTTCCGCCAGCTGTATAAAGGAACATATATTGCGAACAGAGGTTTTAACCAGGAAACGGCGAATGAGATAATTGCCGCCGGCATTGCGGATATGGTTTCATTCGGCGAACTATTTATCGCCAATCCTGATCTGGTGGAGCGTTTCAGCAGCCAGGCACCGTTAAATACCCTGGACAGGGCCACCTCCTATCTTTCCGGAGAAAAAGGATATACCGACTATCCCCGTTTAACCGAATAA
- a CDS encoding M57 family metalloprotease, whose amino-acid sequence MKQPNGGYISSVICLVALILLFSSCSKKDKELNGLSPTPNVKEMTNYLVSQGFDEQHIVFDKDRVVIESDIIMTLPDLEQRVATWKREQQSGVPQTEQRRNTYIVSNVYNTNIKFYIDPAVPASWRTAIQGAVNNWNAINGTRLGMSIVANQASANTRIFMGFESSNWIARAYLPGSDSKPGVTVEINSNFNNLEASKKLFALTHEFGHTIGFHHTNQTSGVLIPGTPSVDPNSVMNSFVLPWNGFTSGDILATQILYPQ is encoded by the coding sequence ATGAAGCAACCTAATGGAGGCTATATCAGCTCCGTAATCTGTCTTGTAGCTCTAATACTCCTCTTCTCTTCCTGCTCAAAGAAAGACAAAGAACTGAATGGCTTATCGCCAACACCCAATGTTAAGGAGATGACCAATTACCTGGTAAGCCAGGGATTTGATGAGCAGCATATTGTCTTTGATAAAGACCGTGTTGTTATCGAAAGTGATATTATCATGACCCTTCCTGACCTTGAACAACGAGTTGCCACCTGGAAAAGAGAACAACAGTCCGGCGTACCTCAAACTGAACAGCGGAGAAATACTTACATTGTAAGCAATGTTTACAATACAAATATTAAGTTCTATATTGATCCTGCAGTGCCTGCTAGCTGGAGAACAGCTATTCAGGGCGCAGTGAACAATTGGAATGCTATAAATGGTACCCGTCTGGGAATGTCTATTGTAGCCAATCAGGCTAGTGCAAACACCCGTATTTTTATGGGTTTTGAAAGCTCAAACTGGATCGCCAGAGCATATCTGCCGGGATCAGATAGCAAACCTGGCGTAACTGTTGAAATTAATTCCAATTTCAATAATCTTGAGGCCAGCAAGAAGTTGTTCGCACTAACCCATGAATTTGGCCATACAATAGGCTTCCATCACACCAACCAGACCTCTGGGGTATTAATACCTGGAACTCCCAGCGTAGATCCAAACTCCGTGATGAATTCATTTGTGCTTCCATGGAATGGATTTACCTCCGGAGATATTCTTGCAACGCAGATTTTATATCCGCAATAA
- a CDS encoding DoxX family protein codes for MKKKILFVVCLLFGLMFINAGLNKFLNYMPAPKDLPEAMLKQMGAFMTISWLMPLIGTAEVVGGVLFITGKYRALGAIIILPVMIGILLTNLLYVPSGLPIALVLLAINIWVIIENRQKYMPMIS; via the coding sequence ATGAAAAAGAAAATTTTGTTTGTCGTATGTCTTCTTTTCGGGTTGATGTTTATCAATGCAGGCCTGAATAAATTTTTGAACTACATGCCTGCGCCTAAGGATCTGCCTGAAGCCATGCTCAAACAGATGGGTGCTTTTATGACCATCAGCTGGTTAATGCCACTGATTGGTACAGCAGAAGTGGTAGGTGGTGTGCTTTTCATTACCGGCAAATACAGGGCACTCGGTGCTATTATCATCCTCCCGGTAATGATTGGTATTTTATTAACCAATCTGCTGTATGTTCCGTCCGGATTACCGATAGCACTGGTGTTACTGGCTATCAACATCTGGGTGATCATTGAAAACAGGCAGAAATACATGCCGATGATCAGCTAG
- a CDS encoding helix-turn-helix domain-containing protein — protein MMYQRKIPIDYSCGLSIAMEVVGSKWKFCILDEISKGATRPRDLVKAINGISKRVLQNQLKELEMHDLLGKIVYSEVPLRVEYYLTPAGETLMPLITAVNKWGEGYAPRLKEILEGEPATMPV, from the coding sequence ATGATGTATCAAAGGAAAATACCCATTGATTATAGTTGTGGTCTTAGTATTGCGATGGAGGTGGTAGGATCGAAGTGGAAGTTTTGTATTCTGGATGAGATTTCAAAAGGGGCTACACGTCCGCGTGACCTGGTGAAGGCAATCAACGGCATCAGCAAACGGGTATTGCAGAACCAGCTGAAGGAGCTGGAGATGCACGACCTGCTTGGTAAAATCGTTTATTCAGAAGTGCCTTTGCGCGTGGAGTACTACCTGACCCCGGCAGGAGAAACATTAATGCCCCTGATTACAGCCGTTAATAAATGGGGGGAAGGTTATGCTCCCCGGCTGAAAGAAATACTGGAAGGCGAGCCGGCAACCATGCCGGTGTGA
- a CDS encoding SRPBCC domain-containing protein: MHNPALDFAVNKENKTITIKREFAAERPLVWDAYTKSELLDQWWAPKPWKARTKSMDFREGGRWLYAMVGPAGEEHWAVADYQTIVKHQQFIGVDAFTDADGNINSAMPRSTWDVAFVDKGPQTLVECLISYDDLAQLETIIQMGFREGITMAMEGLDELLVSIKK; the protein is encoded by the coding sequence ATGCATAATCCGGCATTAGACTTCGCTGTCAACAAAGAAAACAAAACGATTACCATCAAACGGGAATTCGCAGCAGAGCGGCCTTTGGTATGGGACGCCTATACGAAAAGTGAGCTGCTGGATCAATGGTGGGCACCTAAACCCTGGAAGGCCAGGACTAAATCAATGGACTTCCGCGAAGGCGGCCGTTGGCTCTATGCCATGGTAGGCCCTGCCGGCGAAGAACACTGGGCGGTGGCCGATTATCAAACCATTGTAAAACACCAGCAATTTATCGGGGTGGACGCTTTTACAGATGCAGATGGCAATATTAACTCTGCTATGCCAAGGTCAACCTGGGATGTGGCTTTTGTTGATAAAGGCCCGCAAACGCTGGTGGAGTGCCTGATCAGCTATGACGATCTCGCTCAACTGGAAACAATCATCCAGATGGGCTTCAGGGAAGGCATTACCATGGCTATGGAAGGACTCGATGAATTATTAGTTTCAATAAAAAAATAA
- a CDS encoding NAD(P)H-dependent oxidoreductase: MKTLVIIIHPNLESSLINRLWLDALKKHPDKYTLHDLHHQYPDEKIDIEREQQLLEAHDKIIFQFPFYWFNCPPFFKKWLDEVLTHGWAYGKDSGYRLAGKKIALGITAGIRENDYNANGRYQYTLRELTAPFEVTFNYIRADYQFFFAFYGAEHNPETAIVEENAREYLTFIDHL; the protein is encoded by the coding sequence ATGAAAACACTGGTCATCATCATTCACCCGAACCTCGAAAGTTCTCTTATAAACAGGCTTTGGCTGGACGCCTTAAAAAAACATCCCGACAAATACACCCTCCATGATCTGCACCATCAGTATCCGGACGAAAAAATAGATATAGAGCGGGAACAGCAGCTGCTGGAAGCCCATGATAAAATCATCTTCCAGTTTCCCTTCTATTGGTTTAATTGTCCACCCTTTTTCAAAAAGTGGCTGGACGAGGTGTTGACCCATGGCTGGGCTTATGGGAAAGACAGCGGTTACCGGCTGGCAGGTAAAAAAATTGCGCTGGGCATTACAGCCGGTATCCGGGAAAACGATTACAATGCAAACGGGCGATATCAATACACCCTCCGGGAGCTGACAGCCCCTTTTGAAGTCACGTTTAATTATATCCGGGCGGACTATCAGTTCTTCTTTGCCTTTTATGGTGCGGAGCATAATCCTGAAACGGCCATAGTGGAGGAAAATGCCCGGGAGTACCTGACATTCATTGATCATCTGTAA
- a CDS encoding GyrI-like domain-containing protein: protein MQSRIVTREDYQNRINVVIEYINHHLGEEIDLKTLAGISNFSAFHFHRIFKAMQEETLAAYISRIRMEKAALLLRYSELPVENIAYQVGFGSPSSLSRAFKLFYGISPIIYKTNQNIYLTKSKEMKTTNQELQSYLQLSAQIINRENQPVIYIHLTGSPDQVDYPGAYARLWNFLAEENLLPAEAEHIGIYHDDPNVTPAEKLRSDVCLTIHKEVKPRGDIGVKNLAGGRYAVFHYQGPYHHLGTIHDMIFREWLPNSGYELRDEPFFEKFVSDPTNTPPDKQLVEIYFPIQ, encoded by the coding sequence ATGCAATCCAGAATAGTTACCAGAGAAGATTATCAGAACAGAATCAACGTAGTCATCGAATATATCAATCACCACCTCGGTGAAGAGATAGACCTGAAAACACTTGCTGGTATATCCAATTTCTCGGCCTTTCATTTTCACAGGATTTTCAAAGCTATGCAGGAAGAAACCCTTGCCGCCTATATATCCCGTATCCGGATGGAAAAGGCCGCGCTTTTACTGCGGTATTCCGAACTGCCGGTCGAAAATATTGCATACCAGGTAGGATTCGGAAGCCCTTCCTCCCTTTCACGGGCATTCAAACTTTTCTACGGTATTTCTCCCATCATCTACAAGACAAATCAAAATATCTATCTGACAAAAAGCAAAGAAATGAAAACAACGAACCAGGAGCTCCAAAGCTACCTCCAGCTGAGCGCGCAAATTATCAACCGGGAAAATCAACCTGTAATCTATATCCACCTCACCGGAAGCCCCGACCAGGTGGATTATCCCGGTGCCTATGCCAGGCTCTGGAACTTTCTCGCTGAAGAAAACCTGCTGCCAGCCGAAGCGGAGCATATCGGAATTTATCATGATGATCCTAATGTTACACCGGCAGAGAAACTCCGTTCTGATGTATGCCTCACCATTCACAAGGAAGTTAAACCCAGAGGTGATATCGGTGTAAAGAACCTGGCCGGAGGACGATACGCTGTCTTCCACTATCAGGGCCCTTATCATCATCTCGGAACCATACACGACATGATTTTCAGGGAGTGGCTGCCCAATAGTGGCTATGAACTACGCGATGAACCCTTCTTCGAAAAATTTGTCTCTGACCCTACTAATACACCACCCGACAAACAGCTGGTAGAAATTTATTTTCCTATTCAATAA
- a CDS encoding AraC family transcriptional regulator, whose protein sequence is MHYKTYRPEGVLTDYIGQFYWGNRDASDTAYHATAKTGTILTFTFNQQSDTSSQLICASIEGQTERFTTYSASGFDSFLSVTLHPSAVNSILQCPPATLQDNFFHLGDLLGKKGRLLEEKIATAPNNESRILLLQDFIKSQLAIDGKKDQLIIRAVQQIRKQRGNVNIDTLASDCALSKKQFERRFKQQTGFNPKLYSRIVRFEFTLTDRKYYTSLTGLAHAAGYYDQSHFIHEFKKFTGSTPSSYLSFDEG, encoded by the coding sequence ATGCATTACAAGACCTATCGTCCGGAAGGCGTACTGACAGACTACATCGGGCAATTCTACTGGGGCAACAGAGATGCCTCCGACACGGCTTATCATGCCACTGCCAAAACAGGAACAATCCTGACTTTTACCTTTAACCAGCAATCAGACACTTCTTCGCAGCTGATATGTGCTTCGATAGAAGGACAGACAGAACGGTTTACTACCTACTCCGCCAGCGGTTTCGACAGCTTCCTGAGCGTTACGCTCCATCCCAGCGCTGTGAACTCCATCCTTCAGTGTCCGCCGGCAACGTTACAGGATAACTTCTTTCATCTCGGTGACCTGCTGGGAAAAAAAGGTAGACTGCTGGAGGAAAAAATAGCCACTGCGCCCAACAATGAAAGCCGTATCCTGTTACTGCAAGACTTTATCAAAAGTCAGCTGGCCATAGACGGGAAAAAAGACCAGCTCATCATCAGAGCTGTACAGCAGATCAGGAAACAAAGGGGCAATGTAAACATTGATACGCTGGCATCCGATTGTGCACTCTCCAAAAAACAGTTCGAAAGACGGTTCAAACAACAAACCGGTTTCAACCCCAAGCTGTATTCCAGGATTGTTCGCTTTGAGTTCACGCTGACAGACAGAAAATACTATACTTCGCTGACGGGGCTGGCACATGCGGCAGGATACTACGACCAGTCTCACTTTATTCATGAGTTCAAAAAATTCACCGGCTCCACCCCTTCCAGTTATCTGTCTTTCGACGAAGGCTAA
- a CDS encoding protein-glutamine glutaminase, with protein sequence MKKTLLGLLVVVSLAVVSIVACKKGADEPVANVKSEKPVLLGEFTPYRLDVTGNKATIGFVQSARLFSLDTRQHQDVLTLLSAARDNDEPIKVNIYEGTNEIAGVEKASRPAIEAYQASKTTKQVVRSENMPIIPNLATLNNLFNLCKTPTIPYSYAADGCYARAHKMRQILIAQGYDCDKLFVYGNLAANTGSCCVYWGYHVAPLVRFRDAAGVVQLRILDPSLFTGPVDQNTWLNKCRDTYCDAGAIISGTSQQPGNVYVRVSNGTLIYDDNYAKTNCTISAYTGLYGCSPTGNNSACW encoded by the coding sequence ATGAAAAAAACCTTATTGGGACTGCTGGTAGTGGTTTCACTGGCAGTCGTGTCCATTGTTGCCTGTAAGAAAGGGGCAGACGAACCTGTAGCCAATGTTAAATCAGAGAAACCGGTATTACTCGGAGAGTTTACACCATACCGCCTGGATGTTACCGGTAATAAGGCCACCATCGGCTTTGTACAATCAGCCCGTTTATTTTCCCTGGATACCAGACAACACCAGGATGTATTGACCCTGCTCAGCGCTGCCCGTGATAATGATGAGCCAATCAAAGTAAATATATACGAAGGCACGAATGAAATTGCGGGCGTGGAAAAAGCTTCCCGGCCGGCCATAGAAGCCTATCAGGCTTCAAAAACTACCAAACAGGTCGTGCGCAGTGAAAACATGCCTATCATTCCCAATTTAGCGACACTCAATAACCTGTTTAATCTTTGTAAGACACCTACCATTCCTTACAGCTATGCTGCTGATGGTTGTTATGCCAGGGCACATAAAATGCGTCAGATCCTCATCGCACAGGGTTATGATTGTGATAAACTTTTTGTGTATGGTAACCTGGCCGCCAATACCGGCAGCTGTTGCGTATACTGGGGTTATCACGTAGCGCCGCTGGTACGTTTCAGGGATGCCGCAGGAGTTGTTCAGCTGAGAATTCTGGATCCGTCTCTGTTCACCGGTCCGGTGGATCAGAACACCTGGCTCAACAAATGCCGCGATACCTATTGCGACGCAGGAGCCATCATTTCAGGTACTTCCCAGCAACCTGGCAATGTATATGTAAGGGTATCCAATGGTACTTTGATTTATGATGACAACTATGCCAAAACCAACTGCACTATCAGTGCCTATACCGGGTTATATGGCTGCAGCCCCACAGGCAATAACTCCGCATGCTGGTAA